The proteins below are encoded in one region of Bdellovibrio bacteriovorus:
- a CDS encoding trypsin-like serine peptidase yields the protein MRNWAKAFLGIIFIQMAGCGFDAAPTSLLDSGKASRAHVIYGADSIKDVSLETKNSDTSVALMTKPMAASLLKHDKVQTVQDVFGFLGLTWVEQPSLAFCSGVLVAPDLVLTAGHCVQRIKCENIALVFNYQKESLDLAAMVECKEVIAKKDSLEIGLDYALIRLNKKVESSVAKLSKKQVKVDDKIYSLGYPLGSLKKYAEGTVRELWSDPTLIISNLDVFEGNSGSPVFNAETHELIGLLSSGERDFETDSNDPSQDNLKICEEKGCTGEFIVPIEKILADLPK from the coding sequence ATGCGCAATTGGGCGAAGGCCTTTTTAGGAATCATTTTTATTCAGATGGCAGGGTGCGGGTTTGATGCCGCACCCACATCTCTTTTAGACTCTGGGAAAGCGTCTCGGGCGCATGTAATTTATGGTGCTGATTCCATCAAAGATGTTTCGTTGGAAACTAAAAATTCCGACACCAGCGTGGCTTTGATGACGAAGCCAATGGCTGCAAGCCTTTTAAAACACGATAAAGTTCAGACAGTCCAAGATGTTTTTGGATTTTTGGGATTAACTTGGGTTGAGCAACCCTCATTGGCTTTTTGCTCAGGCGTTTTGGTGGCTCCGGATCTGGTTTTGACCGCAGGCCACTGTGTTCAACGCATAAAATGTGAAAACATCGCGCTGGTATTTAATTACCAAAAAGAATCTCTGGATCTTGCTGCGATGGTGGAATGCAAAGAAGTGATTGCTAAGAAAGACTCTTTAGAAATCGGTTTGGATTACGCACTTATTCGCCTTAATAAAAAAGTGGAGTCTTCCGTTGCGAAGCTTTCAAAAAAACAGGTGAAGGTCGACGACAAAATTTATTCCTTGGGTTATCCCTTGGGAAGTCTTAAGAAATATGCTGAAGGCACCGTTCGCGAGCTTTGGAGCGATCCGACTTTGATAATTTCCAACTTGGATGTGTTTGAAGGGAACTCTGGTTCACCTGTGTTCAATGCTGAAACGCACGAGCTTATCGGTCTTCTTTCATCCGGAGAACGTGATTTTGAAACAGATAGCAATGACCCTTCCCAGGACAATCTTAAAATCTGTGAAGAAAAAGGCTGTACGGGCGAATTTATTGTTCCTATCGAAAAAATCCTAGCGGACCTGCCTAAATAG
- the aat gene encoding leucyl/phenylalanyl-tRNA--protein transferase yields the protein MYMRSSVEFPDPRDTLAEGIIAVGGRLDVGTLFAAYSRGIFPWPQPGLPMLWFSPEKRGVLEFKDFKVPESLRRFRRKNPQIQITVNTAFHQVIEECSKQPRPGQEGTWITPAMRRAYLDFYKEGFCLCVEVREDNIMIGGIYGVLVQGVFSGESMFYKKPNASKIALWALIELLEGQGHKWIDVQMVTPVVESMGGKYVDRETYLEMLEERHRELGLA from the coding sequence ATGTACATGCGTTCTTCCGTAGAGTTTCCAGATCCCCGTGACACCCTGGCAGAAGGAATCATCGCTGTCGGCGGGCGGCTTGATGTTGGCACTTTGTTTGCCGCATATTCACGCGGGATTTTTCCTTGGCCTCAACCGGGACTACCGATGCTTTGGTTCTCTCCTGAAAAGCGCGGCGTTTTAGAGTTTAAAGATTTCAAAGTCCCCGAGAGTTTGCGCCGTTTTCGTCGCAAAAATCCGCAGATTCAAATTACGGTGAATACCGCCTTTCACCAGGTGATTGAAGAGTGTTCCAAGCAGCCTCGCCCAGGACAAGAGGGAACCTGGATCACTCCCGCCATGCGCCGAGCTTACTTGGATTTTTATAAAGAGGGTTTCTGTCTTTGTGTTGAAGTGCGCGAAGACAACATCATGATCGGCGGCATTTATGGTGTTCTCGTTCAAGGTGTGTTCAGCGGCGAAAGTATGTTCTATAAAAAACCAAATGCCTCGAAGATCGCGTTGTGGGCCTTGATTGAGCTGCTTGAAGGGCAAGGTCACAAATGGATTGATGTACAGATGGTTACGCCTGTCGTAGAAAGTATGGGAGGTAAGTATGTGGATCGTGAGACCTATTTGGAAATGTTAGAAGAACGCCATCGGGAACTAGGACTTGCCTAG
- a CDS encoding PQQ-dependent sugar dehydrogenase, with protein sequence MGRLIFFGIIIFISLNSLAAKLPLEKLKMPKGFKVSVWATVPGARSLAQTEDGRVFVGSRTGDKVYVVQNGKTSVVAEGLDSPNGVAYRDGKLYVAEISKISEYDVSKPITKPLKPLRTLAQKFPSDTHHGWKFIRFGPDGKLYVPVGANCNICDPQKDYARIYRIDVNGDSKEEVAQGVRNTVGFDFHPTTKELWFTDNGRDWMGDDRPPCEVNRLTKVGENFGFPFCHGKDTLDPEFGKGKKCADYTAPVVELRAHVAPLGMRFYTGKMFPAEYQNSILLAEHGSWNRSTPQGYRLTFVKLDGSKAQKTETFADGWLQGDSAWGRPVDIEVLKDGSILVSDDKAGVIYQITYQGN encoded by the coding sequence ATGGGACGTTTGATTTTTTTTGGAATTATAATTTTTATTTCTTTGAACTCACTTGCTGCGAAATTGCCCCTCGAAAAATTGAAAATGCCGAAGGGCTTTAAGGTGTCGGTGTGGGCCACAGTTCCTGGAGCTCGCTCGTTGGCGCAGACTGAAGATGGTCGTGTCTTTGTCGGTTCGCGCACCGGTGACAAAGTCTATGTCGTGCAAAATGGAAAAACTTCCGTTGTCGCAGAAGGCTTAGATTCTCCCAATGGAGTGGCCTATCGCGATGGTAAACTCTATGTCGCAGAAATTAGCAAGATCTCTGAATACGATGTCTCAAAGCCTATCACGAAGCCGTTGAAGCCTCTTCGTACTTTGGCGCAAAAGTTTCCTAGCGACACTCATCATGGCTGGAAGTTCATTCGTTTTGGTCCCGATGGAAAGCTGTATGTTCCTGTCGGTGCGAACTGCAATATCTGTGATCCGCAAAAGGATTACGCACGTATTTATCGCATCGACGTGAATGGAGATAGCAAAGAGGAAGTCGCACAAGGAGTTCGTAACACCGTCGGATTTGATTTTCATCCCACGACAAAAGAACTTTGGTTTACCGACAACGGCCGCGACTGGATGGGAGATGACCGTCCGCCTTGCGAGGTCAATCGTTTGACGAAAGTGGGTGAAAACTTTGGTTTTCCTTTCTGTCATGGAAAAGACACTTTAGATCCTGAATTTGGTAAGGGTAAAAAATGTGCAGACTATACGGCGCCCGTTGTTGAGTTGCGTGCTCACGTCGCTCCTTTGGGGATGCGCTTTTACACGGGAAAGATGTTTCCCGCAGAATATCAGAACAGCATTCTGTTGGCTGAACACGGATCATGGAACCGCTCGACTCCGCAGGGCTATCGTTTGACGTTTGTGAAGTTAGATGGTTCTAAGGCGCAAAAAACAGAGACCTTTGCTGATGGCTGGTTGCAAGGGGATTCTGCGTGGGGACGCCCGGTCGACATTGAAGTTTTAAAAGACGGTTCGATCTTGGTTTCTGACGACAAAGCGGGCGTGATTTATCAAATCACTTATCAAGGAAATTAA